In the genome of Triticum urartu cultivar G1812 chromosome 5, Tu2.1, whole genome shotgun sequence, one region contains:
- the LOC125556362 gene encoding uncharacterized protein LOC125556362 codes for MAKARRRRVPAFGEWNYNYHHDEPEATAALPPAACNATPEPEACSDVWFRYSPPPRKPTPKKQARRRPEGDVSRERSKASRDAAAAKSGGSRRVVRPVNGDLYQVPPPELAPHRAPRKTGSLWMGCLGLSSCVH; via the exons ATGGCG AAGGCGAGGAGGCGTCGCGTGCCGGCGTTCGGGGAGTGGAACTACAACTACCACCACGACGAGCCGGAGGCGACAGCGGCACTTCCGCCGGCCGCGTGCAACGCCACGCCGGAGCCGGAGGCCTGCAGCGACGTGTGGTTCAGGTACTCGCCGCCCCCGCGCAAACCCACGCCCAAGAAGCAGGCGAGGAGGCGGCCCGAGGGCGACGTGTCCCGGGAGCGTTCCAAGGCGTCCAGGGACGCCGCCGCGGCCAAGAGCGGCGGCTCCAGGCGGGTGGTGCGGCCAGTCAACGGGGACCTGTACCAGGTGCCACCGCCGGAGCTCGCCCCCCACCGGGCGCCGAGGAAG ACAGGGAGCCTGTGGATGGGATGCCTGGGCCTCAGCTCATGCGTCCACTGA